The Apibacter raozihei genome contains a region encoding:
- a CDS encoding GNAT family N-acetyltransferase — protein MIDTKKNKKHEIVVLGPVSVLPDYQNKGIGSKLILHTIQRAKELGYKAILLCGDPDYYKKFGFKESKKYNITNAEGKFPVALLILELFPKALNDVEGMYLEDDIYNISEYELEDFDKNSKKKKKK, from the coding sequence ATAATAGATACAAAAAAAAATAAAAAACATGAAATTGTTGTATTGGGGCCTGTAAGTGTTTTGCCTGACTATCAAAATAAAGGTATAGGAAGCAAGCTAATTTTGCATACTATTCAAAGAGCAAAAGAGCTAGGATACAAAGCTATTCTTTTATGTGGAGATCCAGATTATTATAAGAAATTTGGTTTTAAAGAATCAAAAAAATATAATATTACAAATGCTGAGGGAAAATTCCCGGTAGCATTACTTATTTTAGAACTTTTTCCAAAAGCTCTTAATGATGTAGAAGGCATGTATCTTGAAGATGATATTTATAATATATCTGAATATGAACTTGAAGATTTTGATAAAAATTCAAAAAAAAAGAAAAAAAAGTAA
- a CDS encoding thiol protease/hemagglutinin PrtT: MKKKLLLFLLTVCSLPIFGKQITVNEATRIARVHQSQNSSVLFRSADIQLVKTVQGNSKSKKTQKAPNLYYVFDKGNNHGYIIIAADDVCTPVIGYTTEGTYNEEDLPPNYIEWMEKVQQGIEEAILKEKKPTEKVKKQWQSYLNFTTAAFRLEKSVSPLIKTAWSQAHPFWNSIPVKNQSGKPALTGCVATAMAQIMKYHKFPSKGILATSSYTTRTLEIKIPSIDITQYTYNWDNMLTGYNPGLSNAAQEKAVADLMYHCGAALHMDYNYGGSNAYANDVAWVLKTYFGYDPKIQYLNRRTKTDDEWISILKSNLDNNLPISYAGSSSNSGHVFICDGYDAQGLFHFNWGWNGSRNGYYSIDATLGFTMEQNIVHNIKPLFVSTYNKVDKEGLRKVLRQGRNLSGLGLTASDTLSWEKSEEWVAKVKGVTWKDSEQEKRISRIYWWSQFPKLTGTIDITPFPEIEEVIFPFNAVEAFKASDNSKLKKIDAGYNNMTEVTVNNCTAVNTLLVHFNRLEKINVTNWNSVTTLYVYNNKFRFSTLPLKSIAKYAYDAQARIEGGTISAGKTIDLSSEYSVENTLTQYKWYNGSTEITLASNGNGKFVADPKYVNTTLTCKMTNSKFPRFTLEYTVKIEKSQGIYNESDKEGLRNILNQGSNYTSVGLSDDDLKNWNISEEWVSKVRGVTWKDSEQGKRISRIYWWNHPIKITGTIDITPFPEIEEAIFPFNSVTAFRASDNSKLKMIDAGYNNMTEVTVNNCAAVNTLLVHFNRLEKINVTNWNSVTTLYVYNNKFRFSTLPLKSIAKYSYEAQARIEGGTISAGKTIDLSSEYSVDNTLTQYKWYNGSTEISLASNGNGKFIADPKYVNTTLTCKMTNSKFPRFTLEYTIYINNPTTLYSSDIVSSDISIYPNPVIDILHFDTFNEIQSIEIYNFDGKLIKQEKNIKNNRIDVRLLSSGIYLLTVKTNTQQSTLRFIKK; encoded by the coding sequence AATGAAGCTACCCGGATTGCTCGGGTTCATCAAAGCCAAAACAGCTCTGTTTTATTCAGGTCAGCGGACATTCAGCTGGTAAAAACCGTGCAAGGAAATTCTAAATCAAAAAAAACTCAGAAAGCCCCCAATTTATACTATGTATTTGACAAGGGCAACAACCATGGATATATCATTATAGCAGCTGATGATGTATGTACTCCTGTTATAGGTTATACTACTGAAGGTACATATAATGAAGAAGATCTTCCACCCAATTACATCGAGTGGATGGAAAAAGTTCAGCAAGGTATTGAAGAAGCTATTCTAAAAGAAAAAAAACCTACAGAAAAGGTGAAAAAACAATGGCAGTCCTACCTGAATTTTACCACAGCTGCATTTCGTTTGGAAAAAAGTGTCAGTCCCTTAATAAAAACAGCTTGGAGCCAAGCCCATCCTTTTTGGAATTCCATTCCTGTTAAAAATCAGTCCGGAAAACCAGCACTTACCGGATGTGTAGCTACTGCTATGGCTCAGATTATGAAATATCATAAATTTCCTTCAAAAGGAATTTTGGCAACTTCTAGTTATACAACGCGTACGTTGGAGATTAAAATTCCTTCAATAGATATTACCCAATATACTTATAATTGGGATAATATGCTTACCGGATATAACCCCGGATTAAGTAATGCTGCTCAGGAAAAAGCAGTAGCTGATCTAATGTACCATTGTGGTGCAGCATTGCATATGGATTACAATTATGGAGGTAGCAATGCATACGCTAATGATGTGGCTTGGGTTTTAAAAACTTATTTTGGATATGATCCTAAAATTCAGTATCTTAATAGACGAACAAAAACTGATGATGAGTGGATTTCTATTTTAAAAAGTAATTTAGATAATAATCTGCCGATATCTTATGCAGGATCCTCATCAAATTCAGGTCATGTTTTTATTTGTGACGGCTATGATGCGCAAGGACTTTTTCATTTCAATTGGGGATGGAATGGCTCCAGAAACGGTTACTATTCTATTGATGCTACTTTAGGTTTTACGATGGAGCAGAATATAGTACATAATATAAAACCCTTATTCGTATCAACTTATAACAAAGTAGATAAAGAAGGATTACGCAAAGTTTTGCGACAGGGAAGAAACCTCTCAGGATTGGGGCTTACTGCTTCGGATACTCTCAGCTGGGAAAAATCCGAAGAATGGGTAGCTAAAGTTAAAGGGGTAACCTGGAAAGATAGTGAGCAGGAAAAAAGAATATCCAGAATATATTGGTGGAGCCAATTTCCCAAATTAACCGGAACTATTGATATAACTCCATTCCCGGAAATTGAAGAAGTTATTTTTCCTTTTAATGCTGTAGAAGCTTTCAAAGCCTCTGATAATTCTAAACTTAAAAAGATTGATGCCGGATATAATAATATGACCGAAGTGACGGTAAACAACTGTACAGCAGTAAACACTTTACTGGTTCATTTTAACCGACTGGAAAAAATAAACGTAACTAACTGGAATTCCGTTACTACACTTTATGTTTATAATAATAAGTTCCGGTTCTCTACCTTACCTTTGAAATCGATTGCCAAGTATGCCTATGACGCACAGGCCAGAATTGAAGGTGGAACCATTTCCGCAGGTAAAACCATAGACCTGAGCTCAGAATACAGTGTTGAAAACACTCTTACCCAATATAAATGGTATAATGGAAGCACAGAAATTACTTTGGCATCTAACGGAAATGGAAAATTCGTTGCAGATCCTAAATACGTAAATACTACATTGACCTGTAAGATGACTAATTCTAAATTTCCAAGGTTTACTTTAGAATATACAGTCAAGATTGAAAAATCACAAGGAATCTATAATGAAAGCGATAAAGAAGGGTTAAGAAATATATTAAATCAGGGAAGTAATTATACTTCAGTAGGATTATCGGATGATGATCTGAAAAACTGGAACATATCTGAAGAATGGGTTTCCAAAGTAAGAGGGGTAACCTGGAAAGATAGTGAGCAGGGAAAAAGAATATCCAGAATATATTGGTGGAATCATCCTATAAAAATAACCGGAACTATTGATATAACTCCATTCCCGGAAATTGAAGAAGCTATTTTTCCTTTTAATTCCGTTACAGCTTTTAGAGCCTCTGATAATTCTAAACTTAAAATGATTGATGCCGGGTACAATAATATGACCGAAGTGACGGTAAACAACTGTGCAGCAGTAAACACTTTACTGGTTCATTTTAACCGACTGGAAAAAATAAACGTAACTAACTGGAATTCCGTTACTACACTTTATGTTTATAATAATAAGTTCCGGTTCTCTACCTTACCTTTGAAATCGATAGCCAAGTATTCCTATGAAGCACAGGCCAGAATTGAAGGTGGAACCATTTCCGCAGGTAAAACCATAGACCTGAGCTCAGAATACAGTGTTGACAACACTCTTACCCAATATAAATGGTATAACGGAAGTACAGAAATTTCTTTGGCATCTAACGGAAATGGAAAATTCATTGCAGATCCTAAATACGTAAATACTACATTGACCTGTAAGATGACTAATTCTAAATTTCCGAGGTTTACTTTAGAATATACTATTTACATTAATAATCCAACAACTCTGTATTCTTCAGATATTGTTTCTTCCGATATTTCAATTTATCCAAATCCGGTTATTGATATACTACACTTTGATACATTCAATGAAATTCAAAGTATAGAGATTTATAACTTTGACGGTAAATTAATTAAACAAGAGAAAAATATTAAAAATAACCGTATTGATGTACGATTATTATCTTCCGGTATTTATTTGCTTACTGTTAAAACAAATACCCAACAATCAACTCTACGTTTTATTAAAAAGTAA
- a CDS encoding alpha/beta fold hydrolase, translating into MIHKTGSELFEIKGKKLYAEWRFVYENRPVLVFLHDSLGCVELWRRFPFDLAQAVSCNVLIYDRLGYGKSEPMPTHHRPVKYLEYEADILNHVLNFFKIDQAILFGHSDGGSLALITASIYAKKIRAVIVEAAHIFVEDITLSGIYLIQEIYKNSNLAERLQKYHGNKAEMVFKSWTETWIRNDFRDWNIKHLLPSVSCPLLFIQGEKDEYGTLTQVDETVRNVNGKAEKYIIPNVGHTPHKEIPELVLKKSTTFINSLFDF; encoded by the coding sequence ATGATACATAAAACCGGAAGCGAATTATTTGAAATAAAAGGTAAGAAACTTTATGCAGAATGGAGGTTTGTATATGAAAATCGTCCTGTACTTGTATTTTTACATGATAGTTTGGGCTGTGTAGAACTTTGGCGTAGATTTCCATTTGATTTGGCCCAAGCTGTATCATGCAATGTACTTATTTACGACCGGCTGGGCTATGGAAAATCAGAACCAATGCCTACACACCACAGGCCTGTAAAGTATCTTGAATATGAAGCCGATATCTTGAACCATGTGTTGAATTTTTTTAAAATTGATCAGGCAATTTTATTTGGTCACAGCGATGGAGGAAGCCTGGCTCTTATTACAGCAAGTATTTATGCTAAAAAAATTAGGGCCGTTATTGTTGAAGCGGCACATATATTTGTTGAAGATATTACACTTTCAGGCATTTACCTTATACAAGAAATATACAAAAACTCAAATCTTGCAGAGCGTTTACAAAAGTATCATGGAAACAAAGCAGAAATGGTTTTCAAATCGTGGACTGAAACTTGGATCCGTAATGATTTCAGAGATTGGAATATTAAACATCTACTACCTTCTGTAAGCTGTCCGCTCTTATTTATACAGGGCGAAAAAGATGAATACGGAACATTGACACAGGTTGATGAAACTGTTCGTAATGTAAATGGAAAGGCAGAAAAATATATTATTCCCAATGTAGGTCATACACCTCATAAAGAAATTCCTGAATTAGTTCTGAAAAAATCTACAACGTTTATTAATAGTTTATTTGATTTTTAA
- a CDS encoding helix-turn-helix transcriptional regulator, translating into MKFLFFIFFFIFIIKFSYTQKNKDSIDNLIDQTGKLDFSNTIKADQAIIRLKSIYNYSKKIHYDNGVIESGNYIIIFYYRKGQYEKVINLSSDIEQNVNFKNIKNNYSISKFYRFLSLSYMKLGFNDEGLKQYKSSVKYANKIKDKDFSHFSLALLYYEKSIYLDQNNKHSDSVGYYLFKTLDEVELIKDKDLLNKFGNKIFIYNALAHFFLYKVEPSDTAMAYKYFTKAKNIYENSRPSMLAINRIEMLLNESKLNYLEKKYEKAAALAKKSLEIEKKQPTNSYQRKRIYEILAKSYLETGNIKESKKYMDLFAQTTDSLDMLEKTNIQIPIDKIIQNKQKEHFEKNKQVIIILSVILIIIFILIYIKFKQNQKKTHENYKRLLIKLQENNLNSIDIKVENNASKQNPIGKSVTKIADETANQIILKLDRFEQSLKFLKKDISLTTLAHSLNTNPKYLSELIKETKSKSFNKYINGLRINYITKKLFESTVYRQYKIKYLAEECGYSSPQVFVLAFKNENGVTPSYYIEQLKKDDK; encoded by the coding sequence ATGAAATTTCTTTTCTTTATTTTCTTCTTTATATTTATAATAAAATTTTCTTACACACAAAAAAATAAAGACTCCATTGATAATCTAATTGATCAAACCGGTAAACTGGATTTTTCAAATACAATAAAAGCAGATCAGGCAATAATAAGACTTAAAAGTATTTATAATTATTCAAAAAAGATTCATTACGATAACGGGGTTATAGAAAGTGGTAATTATATTATAATTTTTTATTACAGAAAAGGACAATATGAAAAAGTCATTAATCTGTCTTCGGATATTGAGCAAAATGTTAATTTTAAAAATATTAAAAATAATTATTCGATAAGTAAATTTTATCGCTTTTTATCATTGTCTTATATGAAGTTAGGGTTTAATGATGAGGGTTTAAAGCAATATAAAAGTTCGGTTAAATATGCTAATAAAATAAAAGACAAAGATTTTTCTCACTTTTCATTAGCTCTTTTGTATTACGAAAAAAGTATATATTTGGATCAGAATAATAAACATTCGGATTCAGTCGGATATTATTTATTTAAAACCTTAGATGAAGTTGAACTAATTAAGGATAAAGACCTATTAAATAAGTTTGGAAATAAAATATTCATATATAATGCTTTAGCGCACTTTTTTTTATATAAGGTAGAACCGAGTGATACTGCTATGGCTTATAAATATTTTACTAAAGCAAAAAATATTTATGAAAATTCCAGACCTTCAATGTTGGCTATTAACAGAATTGAGATGCTTTTAAATGAAAGTAAGCTTAATTATCTGGAAAAAAAATATGAAAAAGCTGCAGCCTTAGCTAAAAAAAGTTTAGAAATAGAGAAAAAACAGCCAACAAACTCTTACCAAAGAAAAAGAATATATGAAATTCTGGCAAAATCCTATTTAGAAACAGGTAATATTAAAGAATCAAAAAAATATATGGATTTGTTTGCCCAGACCACTGATAGTTTAGATATGCTGGAAAAAACAAACATTCAAATACCAATAGACAAAATTATTCAAAATAAACAAAAAGAACACTTTGAAAAGAATAAACAAGTTATTATCATTTTGAGTGTGATTTTAATTATTATATTTATCTTAATATATATAAAATTCAAACAAAATCAGAAAAAAACTCATGAAAATTATAAAAGACTTCTCATTAAGTTACAGGAAAATAATTTGAATTCAATTGATATAAAAGTTGAAAATAATGCTAGTAAACAAAACCCTATTGGAAAGTCTGTAACCAAAATTGCTGATGAAACAGCAAATCAGATAATTTTAAAACTTGATCGGTTTGAGCAATCTTTAAAATTTTTAAAAAAAGACATTTCGTTGACAACATTGGCTCATTCATTAAACACAAATCCTAAATATTTATCAGAACTTATCAAAGAAACTAAATCTAAATCATTTAATAAATATATAAACGGATTAAGAATTAATTACATAACTAAAAAACTTTTTGAATCTACTGTCTACAGACAATATAAAATTAAATATCTGGCAGAAGAATGTGGCTATTCCTCACCCCAGGTTTTTGTTTTAGCATTTAAAAATGAAAATGGCGTTACTCCATCTTATTATATAGAGCAACTAAAAAAGGATGATAAATAA